From the genome of Deltaproteobacteria bacterium:
TTGAAGCTGGGCGCGGACCCGCTGGGCGGCGCGGCGGTGCACTACTGGGGACCGATCGAGACGCTCTACGGCGTGGACATCACGGTCGTGAATTCCTCGATCGACCCGACGTTCGGCTTCATGACGTTGGACCACGACGGCAAGATCCGGATGGATTGCTCGAGCCCGTACGCCATGGCCGGCCTGGTCAAGCTCAGGCATCGGTATCAGGTGGCGTTCGGCACCGACCCCGACGCGGACCGGCATGGCATCGTCACCCCGTCGGCGGGGCTGATGAACCCCAACCACTTCCTGGCGGTGGCGATCCACTACCTGCTCACGAGCCGCCCCGATTGGCCGGTGCGAGCCGCGGTCGGCAAGACGCTGGTCAGCAGCAGCATGATCGACCGGGTGGTCCACCATGCCGGCCGCCGGATGGCCGAGATGCCGGTGGGCTTCAAGTGGTTCGCCCCGGGCCTGTTCGACGGGTCGATCTGCTTTGGCGGCGAAGAGAGCGCCGGAGCCAGCTTTCTCCGCACGGACGGCACCGTCTGGACGACCGACAAGGACGGGCTCGTCATGGCCCTGCTGGCGGCGGAGATCACCGCGCGAACCGGCAAGGACCCGGGCGTCCATTACCATGAGCTGACGGCCGAGTTCGGGACACCGTACTACACCCGTATCGATGCGCCGGCCACGCCCGAGCAGAAGGACGTGCTGCAGAAGCTGTCGCCCGAGGCCGTCAAGGTGACCCGGCTGGCAGGCGAGCGGATCGTGGCCACGCTGACCCGCGCCCCGGCGAACGGAGCATCGATCGGCGGCTTGAAGGTGGTGACGACCGACGGCTGGTTCGCGGCTCGGCCCTCCGGGACCGAAGACATCTACAAGGTATACGCAGAGAGCTTCAGAAGTCAGTCTCACCTGGAAGCCATCGTCGCCGAAGCTCAGCATATCGTGGCCGATGCGCTGGCAGGCCAAGGATGAGGTGA
Proteins encoded in this window:
- a CDS encoding alpha-D-glucose phosphate-specific phosphoglucomutase, producing the protein MALHPLAGKPAPSRMLIDVARLEREYYERKPDPNDPRQLVRFGTSGHRGTSFDGTLTEGHILAIAQAICDYRRSQGIDGPLYMGKDTHALSAVAQRTALEVLAANGVETIIQRGDGVTPTPVVSHAILVHNRGRTEHLADGIVITPSHNPPEDGGFKYNPPNGGPADTDVTGWVQDRANQLLRAGNAGVKRVPLAAALKAATTHEEDLVLPYVRDLGSIIDMGSIRAAGLKLGADPLGGAAVHYWGPIETLYGVDITVVNSSIDPTFGFMTLDHDGKIRMDCSSPYAMAGLVKLRHRYQVAFGTDPDADRHGIVTPSAGLMNPNHFLAVAIHYLLTSRPDWPVRAAVGKTLVSSSMIDRVVHHAGRRMAEMPVGFKWFAPGLFDGSICFGGEESAGASFLRTDGTVWTTDKDGLVMALLAAEITARTGKDPGVHYHELTAEFGTPYYTRIDAPATPEQKDVLQKLSPEAVKVTRLAGERIVATLTRAPANGASIGGLKVVTTDGWFAARPSGTEDIYKVYAESFRSQSHLEAIVAEAQHIVADALAGQG